A single window of Chloracidobacterium sp. DNA harbors:
- a CDS encoding tetratricopeptide repeat protein, which yields MAKKNSKISRQNIDTITETKVDSAVTGMTSNKRFLFVAGVIALACLVIYFRTIFADFINLDDDAYVYENPFVLNGIGLKGLGWALTAFHSSNWHPLTWISHQLDATIFGSNAGGHHIANVLLHTANSLLIFALLKRLTGAFWRSALVAAIFAVHPVHVESVAWISERKDVLSTLFWLLSTFFYIRWVSNTKDRRTYMVSLALFVAGLAAKPMVVTLPFVFMLLDLWPLGRLKRIAPATLWPLVREKLPFFALSSASAIITIIAQRSSGAIQSTTIIPMSDRFENAIVSYVRYIGMMFNPTGLAVWYPFESNLGVLTVVSCAILLIAITAVTIHQFRSRTYLFVGWFWFIGTLVPVIGILQVGRQAFADRYTYIPHIGLLIILVWLGNELFEKVRIDRRVAAFVVGIILTVLSVMAFIQVSYWRNSETIYLRTLSVTPKNYLIKNNYCNYLEKKNRLDEAVIQCQAAIADDNSIPDAYNNLGTVRMKQNKLDEARTAFQQAVEIKPDYVFALTNLASVSASLGDLDAAAVALKKAVEADSGGFFDNARLQEAYFSLGAAAMKQKRYDRSAEFFRKVIDAVPDNVDAHRNLGLSMHMQGRTAEGVRELEDTIRKYPNSAESYNTLGLILADRGQKQEAAALFQKALSINPNFAQAQANLRKVSE from the coding sequence ATGGCAAAGAAAAACTCGAAAATCAGTCGTCAGAACATCGATACTATTACGGAAACTAAGGTCGATTCAGCTGTGACGGGGATGACATCGAACAAGCGGTTCCTCTTTGTCGCGGGCGTTATCGCATTAGCCTGCCTCGTTATCTACTTTCGAACGATCTTTGCGGATTTCATCAATCTTGACGATGACGCGTATGTTTACGAAAACCCGTTTGTGCTGAACGGAATCGGCCTGAAGGGTCTGGGTTGGGCTCTCACCGCATTCCATTCGTCGAACTGGCATCCACTGACATGGATCTCACATCAGCTTGACGCGACGATATTCGGCTCGAATGCGGGCGGTCACCACATCGCGAACGTCCTGCTTCACACTGCTAACAGCCTGCTCATATTTGCACTTCTGAAGCGATTGACAGGGGCCTTTTGGCGAAGTGCTTTGGTTGCCGCGATATTTGCGGTTCATCCGGTTCACGTTGAGTCGGTTGCCTGGATTTCCGAAAGAAAGGATGTTCTCTCAACACTTTTCTGGCTGCTTTCAACTTTCTTTTACATTCGTTGGGTCAGCAACACCAAAGACCGTCGAACGTATATGGTCTCGCTCGCTCTATTCGTTGCGGGACTTGCAGCCAAGCCGATGGTCGTGACGCTTCCGTTTGTCTTTATGTTGCTCGATCTTTGGCCGTTGGGCCGGCTTAAGAGAATCGCACCCGCGACCCTTTGGCCGTTGGTCCGAGAGAAATTGCCGTTCTTTGCATTATCAAGTGCTTCGGCAATTATTACGATAATTGCCCAGAGAAGTTCAGGCGCAATCCAGTCGACTACTATCATTCCGATGTCGGATCGATTCGAAAATGCGATCGTGTCATACGTTCGGTATATAGGAATGATGTTCAATCCGACCGGACTTGCGGTGTGGTATCCGTTTGAAAGTAATTTGGGTGTATTAACTGTCGTGAGTTGTGCGATCCTGTTAATTGCGATCACAGCAGTTACTATTCATCAGTTTCGATCCCGAACATACTTATTTGTCGGTTGGTTCTGGTTTATCGGCACACTCGTTCCGGTAATTGGTATTTTACAGGTCGGCCGCCAAGCATTTGCCGATAGGTACACTTACATTCCTCACATTGGACTCTTGATCATTTTGGTTTGGCTTGGAAACGAGCTTTTTGAAAAGGTTCGGATCGATAGACGAGTCGCGGCGTTTGTTGTCGGCATTATCTTAACCGTACTTTCGGTCATGGCATTCATTCAGGTCTCATATTGGCGTAATAGCGAGACGATCTACTTGCGAACTTTGTCCGTGACACCAAAGAATTACCTGATCAAGAACAATTACTGCAATTATCTTGAAAAGAAGAATCGACTTGATGAAGCAGTGATCCAATGTCAGGCGGCGATTGCCGATGACAACTCGATACCGGACGCGTATAACAATCTTGGGACTGTGCGGATGAAGCAGAACAAACTGGATGAAGCTCGGACTGCGTTTCAACAGGCGGTTGAGATCAAGCCCGATTATGTATTCGCATTGACCAATCTAGCTTCCGTCTCGGCCAGTCTTGGCGACCTAGACGCTGCAGCTGTAGCGTTAAAAAAAGCTGTCGAGGCAGACAGCGGTGGATTCTTTGACAATGCCCGGCTTCAAGAAGCGTATTTTAGTCTTGGTGCGGCCGCGATGAAACAAAAACGCTATGATCGTTCCGCGGAATTCTTTCGGAAAGTGATCGATGCGGTTCCGGACAACGTTGATGCTCACCGAAATCTCGGACTTTCAATGCACATGCAAGGGCGGACGGCCGAGGGTGTACGCGAACTTGAGGACACAATTCGCAAGTACCCAAATTCCGCTGAGTCTTACAACACACTTGGACTAATTTTGGCCGATCGAGGGCAGAAACAGGAAGCTGCGGCCCTTTTTCAAAAAGCACTATCAATAAATCCCAATTTTGCACAGGCGCAGGCAAATCTAAGGAAAGTGTCTGAATAA
- a CDS encoding type III pantothenate kinase gives MLLAVDIGNTFTKFGIFDDGRLTSKLSIPTIRTATSEALFTVLSPRLPRNISAAIICSVVPDADAAMIGFLGSEYSVTPISVKNDLDFGLTINYTPLEAAGSDRLVNAFSAVENYTEPCIICSFGTALTIDAVDGNRNLLGGIIAPGMKTMANALHLGTARLPEIDVKQTERVIQTTTEGAISSGIFYGYLALAEGLIGRIKTEVGDNAKVIATGGNADIIASQLDVIDVVDGDLLLDGLQLLYTRWVKTA, from the coding sequence ATGCTGCTCGCGGTCGACATCGGTAATACTTTCACAAAATTTGGCATTTTCGACGATGGTCGACTAACGTCCAAATTGTCTATCCCGACCATTCGTACCGCCACCTCCGAAGCTCTATTTACAGTCTTAAGCCCGCGATTACCCCGAAATATCAGTGCGGCGATCATATGTTCGGTCGTGCCGGATGCCGACGCTGCGATGATCGGTTTTTTGGGTAGTGAATATTCCGTAACCCCGATCTCGGTCAAAAACGATCTGGACTTTGGTTTGACGATAAACTACACCCCTCTGGAGGCGGCAGGCTCCGACCGCTTGGTGAATGCGTTTTCAGCGGTTGAAAACTACACAGAGCCTTGCATCATCTGTAGTTTCGGCACTGCTCTGACCATTGACGCTGTTGACGGCAATCGTAATTTGCTTGGCGGGATCATCGCACCCGGGATGAAAACTATGGCAAACGCCCTACACTTGGGGACCGCTCGTTTGCCCGAGATCGACGTCAAACAAACGGAACGCGTGATCCAAACCACAACGGAAGGAGCTATCAGCTCGGGGATTTTTTACGGCTACCTCGCTCTCGCGGAAGGCTTGATCGGTCGAATAAAGACAGAGGTCGGCGACAACGCAAAGGTCATCGCCACCGGCGGAAATGCAGATATCATTGCGTCACAACTCGACGTGATCGATGTCGTCGATGGCGACTTGTTGCTCGATGGCTTGCAGTTGCTCTACACCCGATGGGTCAAGACCGCGTAA
- a CDS encoding VanW family protein yields MKRRLAEIHPIVYKTRIRQKRLFRRLADLPLSGRFASEIITEELKFSCKKHQSLLRRRLGNSDPELQENKVENLKIACPTIDGILIKPGQTFSFWRRLGEATAEKGYHEGMQLSRGEVIRGVGGGLCQLANLLYWMALHTPLEVVERHHHSFDPFPDENRVLPFGSGAGVFFNYIDLRFFNPTDLTFQIRVWLTDDHLKGAIFADREPQYSYHVFEKSHRFSKEDGKNYRENEIWRELIDRRTGNRVAEEMIVKNHAEVKYELNFDAGECSL; encoded by the coding sequence ATGAAACGCAGACTAGCAGAGATACATCCGATCGTTTACAAGACTCGTATAAGGCAAAAGCGTCTTTTCCGGCGTTTGGCCGACCTGCCGTTATCCGGGCGATTTGCATCGGAGATCATTACGGAGGAGTTAAAGTTTAGCTGTAAAAAGCATCAGTCGCTTCTACGACGCCGTTTGGGCAACTCCGACCCGGAATTACAAGAGAATAAGGTTGAAAATCTGAAGATCGCGTGTCCGACGATCGACGGCATCTTGATCAAACCGGGGCAAACATTTTCGTTTTGGCGGCGATTAGGCGAGGCCACGGCCGAAAAAGGCTATCACGAGGGAATGCAACTTTCCCGCGGCGAAGTGATACGAGGTGTCGGCGGTGGCCTTTGCCAGTTGGCAAATCTGCTGTATTGGATGGCTCTGCATACACCGCTTGAGGTAGTCGAGCGGCACCACCACAGCTTTGACCCATTTCCGGATGAAAATCGGGTGCTACCTTTCGGAAGTGGTGCTGGCGTTTTTTTTAACTACATCGACCTGCGTTTTTTCAATCCGACCGATCTTACTTTTCAGATCCGCGTTTGGCTCACCGACGACCATTTGAAAGGTGCGATATTTGCCGACCGCGAGCCACAATACTCATATCACGTTTTTGAAAAGAGTCACCGTTTTTCCAAAGAAGATGGAAAAAACTATCGTGAGAATGAGATATGGCGCGAGCTGATCGATCGCCGTACCGGAAACCGAGTGGCCGAGGAGATGATCGTCAAAAACCACGCCGAAGTTAAATACGAATTGAACTTTGATGCCGGAGAGTGTAGTTTGTAG
- a CDS encoding glycosyltransferase family 2 protein, with product MLNGRKIIVVMPAYNAAKTLAKTVSEIPRGVVDEILLVDDASSDDTVKIASKLGLTVFQHDANFGYGRNQKTCYAEALMHNADIVVMLHPDYQYSPQLIVPMASMIAYGEYDVVIGSRILGKGALEGGMPLYKFIANRLLTSVQNILMSYKLSEYHTGFRAFRREVIESLPIETNSDDFVFDNQMLAQVIYCGFRVGEMSCPTRYFSEASSINFSRSVRYGLGVLATSFKFRFHKMGLTKSRMFAEMQCFGRSEYYSEVEPEQISNGKERLSK from the coding sequence ATGCTAAACGGTAGGAAGATCATCGTCGTGATGCCCGCGTACAACGCCGCGAAAACGCTGGCGAAGACCGTGTCCGAAATACCTCGCGGCGTCGTCGACGAGATCTTGCTCGTAGATGACGCCAGTTCGGATGACACCGTAAAGATCGCCAGCAAACTAGGGCTTACGGTTTTTCAGCATGACGCCAATTTCGGTTATGGCCGCAATCAGAAGACCTGCTACGCCGAAGCGTTAATGCATAACGCGGACATTGTTGTGATGCTGCACCCGGATTATCAATATTCGCCCCAACTGATAGTGCCAATGGCATCGATGATCGCATACGGCGAATACGATGTAGTAATAGGCTCCAGAATTCTCGGAAAGGGGGCCCTCGAGGGCGGGATGCCGCTTTATAAGTTCATAGCCAATCGTCTCCTGACCTCCGTGCAGAATATTCTGATGAGCTACAAGCTTTCGGAATACCACACCGGTTTTCGCGCGTTTCGCCGCGAGGTGATCGAATCTCTGCCAATAGAGACTAATTCAGATGATTTTGTGTTTGATAATCAAATGCTCGCACAGGTTATCTATTGCGGCTTTAGAGTTGGCGAGATGTCGTGCCCGACCCGATATTTTTCTGAGGCTTCTTCGATTAATTTTTCACGAAGCGTGAGGTATGGGCTTGGCGTCTTGGCAACCTCGTTCAAGTTTCGTTTTCATAAAATGGGCTTGACGAAGTCGCGGATGTTTGCCGAAATGCAGTGTTTTGGTCGCTCCGAGTATTACTCCGAAGTGGAGCCAGAGCAAATCTCTAATGGTAAGGAACGCCTATCAAAATGA
- a CDS encoding amidase has product MKRREFLGISAIGGISIFAANVNNLNAEALPVEIPIEEATVAELQSAMQSGKITSESITKWYLARIKAIDSKINSIIELDPDAIANARKSDRARLKKSVLGPLHGIPVLLKDNIDTADKMKTTAGSLALTDAPTPVKDASIVAQLRAAGAIILGKTNLSEWANFRSNPSISGWSGRGGQTRNPYVLDRNPCGSSSGSAAAVAGNLAAVAIGTETDGSIVCPSAICGIVGLKPTIGLVSRSGIIPIAISQDTAGPMTRSVADAAAVLTVISAIDPSDPAMQGKREMVDYTVFLKADGLRGARIGVVRDLWGKRSDVDAIADAALETIKKAGATLIDVKFSDAGKIGEAEFTVLLYEFKDGLQKYLRERGSRHKTMEDLIRFNNENRAREMPYFDQNIMEKAAKVGALTDKAYLDALETCRKYARIEGIDKVMDANRLDAIFAPANSPSWMIDTVNGDCFGEDVSSSTLPAVAGYPNITVPAGFVKELPVGISLFGRPFSEGTLIKLAYAFEQATKARRKPKFLVTYK; this is encoded by the coding sequence ATGAAACGACGTGAATTCTTAGGTATTTCCGCAATTGGCGGCATCAGCATATTTGCGGCTAACGTTAATAATCTGAACGCTGAAGCCTTGCCGGTCGAGATTCCGATCGAAGAAGCAACGGTCGCTGAACTGCAATCGGCGATGCAAAGCGGCAAGATTACGTCTGAATCGATAACGAAATGGTACTTGGCCAGGATCAAGGCGATCGACTCTAAGATCAATTCGATCATCGAACTGGACCCCGATGCGATCGCCAATGCCAGAAAGAGCGATAGGGCAAGACTGAAAAAGAGCGTTCTAGGTCCGCTTCACGGCATCCCGGTATTACTCAAGGATAATATTGACACTGCCGACAAGATGAAAACCACGGCCGGAAGCCTCGCGCTAACGGATGCTCCAACACCTGTCAAAGATGCGTCGATCGTGGCCCAACTTCGTGCCGCCGGAGCGATCATCCTAGGCAAGACAAACCTCAGCGAATGGGCAAACTTTCGCTCCAATCCGTCGATCAGCGGTTGGTCAGGACGTGGCGGACAGACTCGCAACCCGTATGTTCTGGATCGCAATCCGTGCGGATCATCGTCCGGTTCGGCGGCGGCGGTCGCGGGTAATTTGGCGGCCGTCGCGATCGGCACTGAGACGGACGGTTCGATAGTTTGTCCGTCGGCGATCTGCGGGATCGTCGGCCTCAAGCCAACGATCGGCCTGGTTTCTCGCAGCGGGATCATTCCCATCGCCATTTCGCAAGATACCGCCGGACCGATGACAAGAAGCGTCGCCGACGCGGCGGCGGTGCTGACGGTGATCAGTGCGATCGACCCGTCCGACCCGGCGATGCAGGGAAAGCGTGAAATGGTCGACTATACGGTGTTTCTGAAAGCCGACGGACTACGCGGTGCCCGTATCGGGGTCGTTCGCGATCTATGGGGCAAACGGTCAGATGTCGACGCGATCGCCGACGCCGCACTCGAAACTATAAAAAAGGCGGGGGCGACGCTCATCGACGTTAAATTTTCGGACGCGGGGAAGATCGGTGAGGCTGAGTTTACAGTCCTGCTGTATGAGTTTAAGGACGGCCTTCAAAAGTACCTTCGCGAACGGGGTTCCCGGCACAAAACGATGGAAGATCTGATCCGATTTAACAACGAGAATCGAGCGCGGGAAATGCCCTATTTTGATCAAAATATAATGGAAAAGGCGGCGAAAGTAGGTGCACTTACAGACAAAGCTTATCTGGACGCTCTTGAGACCTGCCGCAAATATGCTCGCATTGAGGGCATTGATAAGGTAATGGATGCGAACCGATTGGACGCGATATTTGCACCGGCAAACTCACCGTCCTGGATGATCGATACAGTAAACGGAGATTGTTTTGGCGAGGACGTAAGTAGTTCGACTCTGCCTGCTGTGGCGGGATACCCAAATATAACTGTGCCCGCGGGATTTGTGAAGGAATTACCGGTCGGAATTTCGTTATTCGGCCGTCCATTCTCCGAGGGGACGTTGATCAAATTAGCATATGCCTTTGAGCAAGCGACTAAGGCTCGCAGAAAGCCAAAATTCCTGGTTACCTATAAATAA